One genomic window of Prochlorococcus marinus str. NATL2A includes the following:
- the folP gene encoding dihydropteroate synthase, translating into MPELLTTKKSNNFQPKHWERETQIMAIVNITEDSFSDGGLYIDFPSAINHASLCIKQGANILDIGAQSTRPGASEVGPETEIKRLVPLIKELKLLHPEIPISVDTFHHSVAEKVLNIGADLVNDVSGGRHDPEIYNVIANNGSPYILTHSRGNSMTMDSLAVYTNVVKDVKNELSNQIDVALSKGIKDEQIIIDPGIGFAKNVDHNLTLLRNLEEFVSMNYPVLIGASRKRFIGSVINETDPNKRIFGMAAVASRCVSAGVDILRVHDVKQISQVIIMTKSII; encoded by the coding sequence TTGCCAGAATTGCTAACTACGAAAAAATCTAATAATTTCCAGCCTAAGCATTGGGAACGAGAAACCCAAATAATGGCAATAGTAAACATCACTGAAGATTCTTTTAGTGATGGAGGTCTGTACATAGACTTCCCCTCTGCGATTAATCATGCATCATTATGTATTAAACAAGGAGCAAATATTCTTGATATTGGTGCACAGAGCACACGACCTGGCGCATCTGAGGTAGGTCCTGAGACTGAGATTAAAAGATTAGTTCCATTAATAAAAGAACTAAAGTTATTACATCCAGAGATTCCAATTTCTGTAGACACCTTTCATCATTCTGTTGCAGAGAAAGTATTAAATATTGGTGCCGATTTGGTTAATGACGTTAGTGGTGGTCGACATGATCCTGAAATCTATAATGTTATCGCTAATAATGGATCTCCTTATATTTTGACTCATAGTCGTGGAAATAGTATGACAATGGATTCTTTAGCTGTATATACAAACGTTGTAAAAGATGTAAAAAATGAATTATCCAATCAAATTGATGTGGCACTATCTAAAGGCATTAAAGACGAGCAAATTATTATTGATCCTGGAATAGGTTTTGCAAAAAATGTCGATCATAACTTAACTTTGCTGAGAAATTTAGAAGAATTCGTTTCTATGAATTACCCAGTATTAATAGGTGCTTCTAGAAAAAGATTTATTGGATCAGTTATTAATGAAACTGACCCAAATAAAAGAATATTTGGAATGGCTGCCGTAGCCTCTAGATGTGTAAGTGCTGGTGTTGATATTCTAAGAGTTCATGATGTTAAACAAATTTCTCAAGTTATAATAATGACTAAGTCAATTATTTAA